The following proteins are encoded in a genomic region of Natrarchaeobius halalkaliphilus:
- a CDS encoding DUF547 domain-containing protein translates to MATQLDPHSLSADLLYSVKTEGDVDWLCEQLAVLERPQLERALSSRMDRLSFWLNCYNAYGQLLLEDEPSLLDGSLLDRWRFFRREQIRVSGVRVSLNDIEHGFLRSSKLRWGGGYLPRPLPSSFERQFRLEECDPRVHFGLGRESGSHPPTAVYSPNAVDDELDTVVTWSLEQNVEYDPDENVATVPQLFRTYRGDFGRKRGILDFLLTYDAIPSDRTPSLVYRAAQNTIEFPLETDVDDPIP, encoded by the coding sequence ATGGCGACACAGCTCGATCCACACTCGCTGTCGGCCGACCTCCTCTACTCGGTCAAGACGGAGGGTGACGTCGATTGGTTGTGCGAACAACTCGCCGTGCTCGAACGGCCGCAACTGGAGCGAGCACTCTCGAGTCGGATGGATCGGCTCTCCTTCTGGCTCAACTGTTATAACGCGTACGGTCAGTTACTCCTCGAGGACGAGCCGTCGCTTCTCGACGGCAGCCTGCTCGACCGCTGGCGGTTCTTTCGCCGCGAGCAGATCCGAGTAAGCGGCGTCCGGGTGAGTCTGAACGATATCGAACACGGGTTCCTGCGGAGTTCGAAACTCCGGTGGGGAGGTGGCTATCTCCCACGACCGCTTCCCTCGTCGTTCGAACGACAGTTCCGCCTCGAGGAGTGTGATCCGCGGGTTCACTTCGGACTCGGACGCGAGAGCGGAAGCCACCCCCCAACCGCAGTCTACTCTCCGAACGCCGTCGACGACGAACTCGATACCGTCGTCACCTGGTCGCTCGAGCAGAACGTCGAGTACGATCCCGACGAGAACGTCGCAACCGTTCCACAGCTGTTCAGGACGTATCGCGGTGACTTCGGAAGAAAGCGCGGAATCCTCGACTTTCTCCTGACGTACGACGCGATCCCGTCCGACCGAACGCCGTCTCTCGTCTACCGGGCCGCCCAGAACACGATCGAATTCCCCCTCGAGACGGACGTCGACGATCCGATACCGTGA
- a CDS encoding AI-2E family transporter — protein sequence MNRRKGFLLVLVAIFAYLSWQLVVPFLQYVLAALLLAFILYPAQRRLETVISPTISALLLVVVAVVGFLVPFVLVAIVVVDDAAEIAAEIDPEDLEVAAIEDRLEEETGMSVDILESLAGSAEQIGAVLLEQTTTWFSVLTHTLIGIGLALFLLYYLLKEGDSLLAWLRDRTPLPEDVQDDFYGELDQVMWAVLAGHVLIAIIEGAIAGLGLFATGIPNPAFWTVVMIVLSLVPLIGAFLVWGPAVLYLFATGEPMLAIALAVYSAIVVGIADDYLRPIVVDRYADLSPAIIILGVLGGIYAFGIMGLFFGPVVIGALVVTIDVVDEHYDRLSGSES from the coding sequence GTGAACCGTCGCAAGGGTTTCCTCCTCGTTCTGGTCGCGATCTTTGCGTATCTCTCCTGGCAGCTCGTGGTTCCATTTCTCCAGTACGTTCTCGCAGCGCTGTTGCTCGCGTTCATCCTCTATCCGGCACAGCGACGGCTCGAGACGGTAATTTCACCGACGATTTCCGCGCTCTTGTTGGTCGTGGTGGCGGTCGTCGGCTTTTTGGTTCCGTTCGTGCTCGTCGCCATCGTCGTCGTCGACGACGCCGCAGAGATCGCAGCGGAGATCGACCCTGAAGATCTCGAAGTGGCCGCCATCGAGGACCGTCTCGAGGAGGAAACAGGCATGAGCGTCGACATTCTCGAATCGCTCGCCGGCTCGGCGGAACAGATCGGAGCCGTCTTACTCGAGCAGACGACGACGTGGTTCAGCGTGCTCACGCACACGCTAATCGGAATCGGATTGGCGCTTTTCTTGCTCTATTATCTCCTCAAAGAAGGCGATTCGCTGTTGGCGTGGCTCAGGGATCGGACGCCGCTGCCCGAGGACGTTCAGGACGACTTCTACGGGGAACTCGATCAGGTCATGTGGGCCGTCCTGGCCGGTCACGTTCTGATCGCCATCATCGAAGGAGCCATCGCCGGCCTGGGGCTGTTCGCGACCGGGATCCCGAACCCGGCGTTCTGGACCGTCGTGATGATCGTCCTCTCGCTGGTTCCGCTGATAGGTGCCTTTCTCGTCTGGGGACCGGCCGTACTCTATCTCTTCGCGACCGGCGAGCCGATGCTGGCGATCGCGCTCGCGGTTTACAGCGCCATCGTCGTCGGTATCGCTGACGATTACTTGCGTCCGATCGTCGTCGACCGGTACGCCGACCTGAGCCCAGCAATCATCATCCTCGGCGTTCTCGGCGGTATCTACGCCTTCGGGATTATGGGGCTGTTCTTCGGTCCGGTGGTCATCGGCGCACTCGTCGTTACCATCGACGTCGTCGACGAACACTACGACCGGCTCTCGGGTTCCGAATCCTGA
- a CDS encoding tRNA (N(6)-L-threonylcarbamoyladenosine(37)-C(2))-methylthiotransferase gives MARYHIETYGCTSNRGESREIERRLRDAGHYRVDGPDEADVAILNSCTVVEKTERNMLRRAEELATETADLFITGCMALAQGEEFARADIDGRVLHWDEVPEAVTNGECPTTTPDADPVLDGVVGILPIARGCMSDCSYCITKQATGKIDSPPIEENVEKARALIHAGAKEIRITGQDTGVYGWDTGERVLHELLERICAIGGEFRVRVGMANPKGVHGIRGELATVFAENDELYDFLHAPVQSGSDDVLGDMRRQHQVAEYVEVVETFDDILGYWTLSTDFIVGFPTETDRDHAQSMALLRETRPEKVNVTRFSKRPGTDAADMKGLGGTLKKERSKEMSAAKRDIVGDAYAEMVGEVREDVLVVEDGTADSVKCRDSAYRQLIVRNASEYGLEPGDFVDLEVTAHETMYAFGEPV, from the coding sequence ATGGCCCGGTATCACATCGAAACCTACGGTTGTACATCCAACCGCGGAGAGAGTCGCGAGATCGAGCGACGGCTCCGGGATGCTGGCCACTACCGGGTCGACGGTCCCGACGAGGCTGACGTTGCGATCTTGAACTCCTGTACCGTCGTCGAAAAGACCGAACGAAACATGCTCCGTCGCGCCGAGGAACTCGCCACCGAGACCGCGGATCTGTTCATCACCGGCTGTATGGCCCTCGCACAGGGAGAGGAGTTCGCTCGAGCGGACATCGACGGGCGGGTTCTCCACTGGGACGAGGTCCCAGAGGCGGTCACCAACGGCGAGTGTCCGACCACGACGCCAGACGCCGATCCCGTCCTGGACGGCGTCGTCGGTATCCTGCCGATCGCTCGCGGCTGTATGTCGGACTGTTCGTACTGCATCACGAAGCAGGCGACGGGCAAGATCGACTCGCCGCCGATCGAGGAGAACGTCGAGAAAGCCCGCGCACTGATCCACGCCGGCGCAAAGGAGATTCGAATCACGGGACAGGACACCGGCGTCTACGGCTGGGATACGGGCGAACGCGTACTCCACGAACTGCTAGAGCGGATCTGTGCGATCGGCGGGGAGTTTCGGGTGCGCGTGGGGATGGCCAATCCCAAAGGCGTCCACGGCATTCGCGGGGAGCTCGCGACGGTGTTTGCCGAAAACGACGAGCTCTACGACTTCCTGCACGCACCCGTCCAGTCCGGCAGCGACGATGTCCTCGGAGACATGCGTCGCCAGCATCAGGTCGCGGAGTACGTCGAGGTCGTCGAGACGTTCGACGATATCCTCGGCTACTGGACGCTCTCGACCGACTTCATCGTCGGCTTCCCGACCGAAACTGACCGCGATCACGCCCAGTCGATGGCGTTGCTTCGGGAGACCCGTCCAGAGAAGGTCAACGTCACCCGCTTTTCCAAGCGGCCGGGAACGGATGCAGCCGACATGAAGGGACTCGGTGGAACGCTCAAAAAGGAACGGTCGAAGGAGATGAGCGCCGCAAAGCGAGACATCGTCGGAGATGCCTACGCCGAGATGGTGGGTGAAGTCCGCGAGGACGTCCTCGTCGTCGAGGATGGGACGGCCGATTCGGTCAAGTGTCGCGACTCGGCGTATCGACAGCTGATCGTCCGGAACGCGAGCGAATACGGCCTCGAGCCCGGCGATTTCGTCGATCTCGAGGTGACGGCCCACGAGACGATGTACGCCTTCGGTGAGCCGGTCTAA
- a CDS encoding DUF7123 family protein — protein sequence MSTQATSSGQHSSPKAQRLATYLRNELERQSGELYVKGKFIANDVDLSPKEIGALMLKLQGTVDDIEIEKWSYTSATTWRVTEHS from the coding sequence ATGAGTACACAAGCCACATCCTCCGGACAGCACAGTTCTCCGAAAGCACAGCGACTCGCGACCTACCTCAGAAACGAACTCGAGCGCCAATCAGGCGAACTGTACGTCAAAGGTAAGTTCATCGCGAACGACGTCGACCTCTCACCGAAAGAGATCGGTGCACTGATGCTCAAGCTTCAGGGAACCGTCGACGACATCGAGATCGAAAAGTGGTCCTACACGTCGGCGACGACGTGGCGAGTAACCGAGCACTCGTGA
- a CDS encoding HIT family protein — protein sequence MEQVFAPWRIEWIRRDDKNADIDDCVFCELPERRADRDNLLVARSERTFVLLNNYPYNPGHVMVIPRLHTGDYGDLTDEQLLDHARLKRRTFGALETALEPDGFNAGLNLGDGAGGSISDHLHTHVVPRWRGDTNFMPVLSETSVIVEALEETYDRVHEAFARQDGATVPGERSAVVFE from the coding sequence ATGGAGCAGGTGTTCGCACCGTGGCGGATCGAGTGGATCAGACGCGACGACAAGAACGCGGATATCGACGACTGCGTCTTCTGTGAACTGCCCGAACGGCGTGCTGACCGAGACAACCTCCTCGTCGCGCGGAGTGAGCGGACGTTCGTCCTGTTAAACAATTACCCGTACAATCCCGGTCACGTGATGGTGATTCCACGCCTTCACACCGGCGACTACGGTGATCTCACGGACGAACAGTTGCTCGATCACGCCCGCCTGAAACGTCGAACCTTCGGGGCACTCGAGACCGCACTCGAGCCCGATGGGTTCAACGCCGGGTTGAACCTCGGGGACGGAGCCGGTGGCTCGATCAGCGATCATCTCCACACGCACGTCGTTCCCCGGTGGCGCGGCGATACGAACTTCATGCCCGTCCTCAGTGAGACGTCGGTGATCGTCGAGGCCCTCGAGGAGACCTACGACCGGGTTCACGAGGCGTTCGCCCGACAGGACGGTGCCACCGTTCCCGGCGAGCGGTCGGCTGTCGTCTTCGAGTAA
- a CDS encoding ferredoxin, with protein sequence MSEDGIQRASDVGSADAPPIKEKPYKIIFEANKCFGAGKCAEVSDNWEMSIASGIAKPNTYFFEEADLEHNVRAAEICPAKKDEGCIHVVDRRTDEEIAPDPDGDGTLSVDW encoded by the coding sequence ATGAGTGAAGACGGTATTCAGCGCGCAAGCGACGTCGGCTCCGCCGATGCCCCGCCGATCAAAGAGAAACCGTACAAGATCATCTTCGAGGCGAACAAGTGTTTCGGGGCGGGAAAATGCGCCGAAGTCAGTGACAACTGGGAGATGTCGATCGCGTCCGGAATCGCCAAACCGAACACCTACTTTTTCGAGGAAGCGGACCTCGAGCACAACGTTCGCGCTGCCGAAATCTGTCCGGCAAAAAAGGACGAGGGCTGTATTCACGTCGTCGACCGCCGAACCGACGAGGAAATCGCGCCGGACCCAGACGGTGACGGCACGCTGAGCGTCGACTGGTGA
- a CDS encoding HNH endonuclease has product MTLSERDGRDVVIERDEYTCRRCGKHADDDPRGLQLYSVSDRPAETVHDSALVTVCSPCFASLASDPDDACCPDETELFSLVRETTEREGVAVSAVANFASVATELPGELERTTADPVANTRVGSTYVRARRETLLAIDSVDSHLDRLSALESATYGFELSDPLDSFVETGIRLQSQLRGIVSLNERIVAGLEHCHGCFGVLEDGTSRCSACALERRDVDDWCSNSDDAIDFERLFTAINETLQAASGTTETLTDRTTTVAERLHGEP; this is encoded by the coding sequence GTGACCCTGAGCGAGCGTGACGGCCGGGACGTCGTAATCGAACGGGACGAGTATACCTGTCGTCGCTGTGGGAAACACGCCGACGACGATCCTCGGGGGTTGCAACTCTACTCCGTCAGCGATCGACCGGCGGAAACGGTCCACGACAGCGCGCTCGTGACCGTTTGTTCTCCGTGTTTTGCGTCACTCGCGTCGGACCCGGATGACGCGTGTTGTCCCGACGAAACCGAACTCTTCTCGCTCGTGCGGGAAACGACCGAACGAGAGGGCGTGGCGGTTTCGGCCGTCGCCAACTTCGCGTCGGTCGCGACGGAACTACCCGGCGAACTCGAGAGAACCACGGCCGATCCGGTGGCGAATACGCGAGTCGGATCGACGTACGTTCGGGCTCGTCGCGAAACGCTGCTTGCCATCGACTCCGTCGATTCCCATCTCGATCGACTCTCCGCCCTCGAGAGCGCGACCTACGGCTTCGAACTCTCCGATCCGCTCGATTCGTTCGTCGAAACGGGGATCAGATTGCAGTCCCAACTCCGAGGAATCGTCTCGCTCAACGAACGTATCGTCGCCGGTCTCGAACACTGTCACGGCTGCTTCGGGGTACTCGAGGACGGGACGTCTCGATGTTCAGCCTGCGCTCTCGAGCGACGAGACGTGGATGACTGGTGCTCGAACTCCGATGACGCGATCGACTTCGAACGATTGTTCACCGCCATCAACGAGACGCTACAGGCGGCCTCCGGAACGACGGAGACGTTGACCGACCGAACGACGACGGTGGCTGAGCGACTTCACGGCGAGCCGTGA
- a CDS encoding adenosylcobalamin-dependent ribonucleoside-diphosphate reductase, with the protein MSKSDLSAEELTLPIKRTEGETLEDRLTANAYHNILPARYLRKDATGDLVEQQEDLFDRIGKNIALAEAAYEADKQGLEVTVTPDQLKPGHPRRDELAAEVFGEGTAADDDAETALTEHNVNKFAYETIVPELPAEVREHVEEVAETFTDGMETLSFMPNSPTLMNAGDELQQLSACFVMSPDDDLSDIHETAKKAAEVFQSGGGVGYGFWQLRPYGDSVGSTGGIASGPITFMRTYDQLCETIAQGGTRRGAQMGIMRVSHPDVIEFIHAKNKDVSLAHTLRLNDPDDYTYTSFSEALEEARSLIDEDGRVPKHLRNAVEGHLSNFNISVGVTDAFMEALRNGEEYTFTNPRTEEPHIATEETKEMYGRYDLDEHIEVGEPLSIPAELIWERIVQGAHENGEPGVIYLERVNKEHSFDVEENSDHRILATNPCGEQPLEEHEACNLGHINLSTLADSDAPDWRVWSEEHAEEYDSQAGAVGAFLEEAIDYEEFDERIEYGTRFLENVVTMSDFPVEEIEKTVRDMRKIGLGIMGLAQLYIQLGIKYGSEEGNEVARQLMTHINHGAKATSHELATERGVFNDWDDSKYASPTDYREWFEHQTGKDADDWGDGFPIRNHNVTTIAPTGTTSMVGNTTGGCEPIYNVAYYKNVTDDVQGDEMLVEFDDYFLRTLEANDIDVDAVKEEAQEQMATNQFDGVEGLSTVPDAIGELFVITATLSAKQHAAVQCACQKGVDSAISKTVNAPNDSTLEDAKEVFEWVYENGGKGVTYYRDGTRSKQVLTTRADNADFADETEAAEALVEQIDEIFGGLEAFLESENVQDVLEEDVSALVDDGRKPIEVDFTEKRERPDALQGVSQRIDTGYGKVYVTINEDPETGQPFELFANIGHSGGFTNSFTEALAKVISTSLRSGVDPEEIVDELCGTRSPKVAWDKGEQIQSIPDAIGSAMRRYLDDEIDKPYPTQQTLEDAADPGEPGFDGPKTDGGAAAAGGGIDAETPGDNDTDATQDLIDAGESPECPECGSLSLYFSEGCKTCESCGWSEC; encoded by the coding sequence ATGAGCAAGAGCGACCTCTCAGCGGAGGAGTTGACGCTGCCGATCAAGCGGACCGAGGGGGAGACACTCGAGGATCGGTTGACGGCTAACGCCTACCACAATATCCTTCCCGCACGATATCTTCGCAAGGATGCTACCGGCGACCTGGTCGAACAGCAAGAGGATCTCTTCGACCGGATCGGCAAGAACATCGCGCTGGCCGAAGCAGCCTACGAAGCCGACAAACAGGGTCTCGAGGTGACTGTTACGCCGGATCAGCTCAAACCGGGACATCCACGACGGGACGAACTCGCGGCGGAGGTCTTCGGTGAGGGGACAGCGGCGGACGACGACGCCGAAACCGCCCTCACGGAGCACAACGTCAACAAGTTCGCCTACGAGACGATCGTTCCCGAACTCCCGGCGGAGGTCCGTGAACACGTCGAGGAAGTCGCGGAGACGTTCACCGACGGTATGGAGACGCTGTCGTTCATGCCGAACTCACCGACGCTGATGAACGCCGGCGACGAACTTCAGCAGCTCTCGGCGTGTTTCGTCATGAGCCCGGACGACGACCTCTCGGACATCCACGAGACCGCAAAGAAGGCCGCGGAAGTCTTCCAGTCCGGCGGCGGCGTCGGCTACGGCTTCTGGCAGCTGCGTCCCTACGGCGACTCTGTCGGCTCGACGGGCGGCATCGCCTCCGGCCCGATCACCTTCATGCGGACCTACGACCAGCTCTGTGAGACCATCGCGCAGGGTGGCACCCGACGCGGTGCCCAGATGGGTATTATGCGCGTCTCCCACCCCGACGTCATCGAGTTCATCCACGCGAAAAACAAGGACGTCTCGTTGGCGCACACGCTCCGGCTGAACGATCCCGACGACTACACCTACACCAGCTTCTCCGAGGCGCTCGAGGAAGCGCGCAGCCTCATCGACGAGGACGGACGCGTTCCGAAACACCTGCGCAACGCGGTCGAAGGCCACCTCTCTAACTTCAACATCTCCGTCGGCGTCACCGACGCGTTCATGGAAGCGCTCCGGAACGGCGAGGAATACACCTTCACCAACCCGCGGACGGAAGAGCCACACATCGCGACCGAGGAGACGAAAGAGATGTACGGCCGCTACGACCTCGACGAGCACATCGAGGTCGGTGAGCCGCTGTCGATCCCCGCCGAACTCATCTGGGAGCGGATCGTTCAGGGCGCACACGAGAACGGTGAACCGGGCGTCATCTACCTCGAGCGAGTGAACAAGGAACACTCCTTCGACGTCGAAGAAAATTCCGACCACAGAATACTCGCAACAAATCCCTGTGGCGAACAGCCGCTCGAGGAGCACGAGGCCTGCAACCTCGGTCACATCAACCTCTCGACGCTCGCGGATTCGGACGCCCCGGACTGGCGCGTCTGGTCCGAGGAACACGCGGAGGAGTACGACTCGCAGGCAGGAGCAGTCGGCGCCTTCCTCGAGGAGGCCATCGACTACGAGGAGTTCGACGAGCGGATCGAGTACGGTACCAGATTCCTCGAGAACGTCGTCACGATGAGCGATTTCCCGGTCGAAGAGATCGAGAAGACCGTCCGCGACATGCGCAAGATCGGGCTGGGAATCATGGGGCTGGCTCAGCTGTACATCCAGCTGGGCATCAAGTACGGCAGCGAGGAGGGCAACGAGGTCGCCCGCCAGCTGATGACCCACATCAACCACGGCGCGAAAGCGACGAGCCACGAACTCGCCACCGAGCGCGGCGTCTTTAACGACTGGGACGACTCGAAGTACGCGAGCCCGACCGATTACCGCGAGTGGTTCGAACACCAGACCGGCAAGGACGCGGACGACTGGGGCGATGGCTTTCCGATCCGCAACCACAACGTGACGACTATCGCGCCGACCGGGACCACCTCGATGGTCGGCAACACCACCGGCGGCTGCGAACCGATCTACAACGTCGCCTACTACAAGAACGTCACGGACGACGTTCAGGGCGACGAGATGTTGGTCGAGTTCGACGACTACTTCCTGCGCACCCTAGAGGCCAACGACATCGACGTCGATGCGGTCAAAGAGGAAGCCCAAGAGCAGATGGCGACCAATCAGTTCGACGGCGTCGAGGGCCTCTCGACGGTGCCGGACGCGATCGGGGAACTGTTCGTCATCACCGCAACCCTCTCCGCCAAACAGCACGCTGCCGTCCAGTGTGCCTGTCAGAAGGGTGTCGACTCCGCCATCTCCAAGACCGTCAATGCGCCGAACGACTCCACACTCGAGGACGCAAAGGAGGTCTTCGAGTGGGTCTACGAGAACGGCGGCAAGGGCGTCACTTACTACCGCGACGGAACCCGCTCGAAACAGGTGTTGACGACGCGCGCGGACAACGCCGACTTCGCTGACGAGACGGAAGCCGCCGAGGCGCTGGTCGAACAGATCGACGAGATCTTCGGCGGACTCGAGGCGTTCCTCGAGAGCGAAAACGTCCAAGACGTCCTCGAGGAGGACGTCTCCGCACTGGTCGACGACGGTCGAAAACCGATCGAGGTCGATTTCACTGAAAAACGCGAGCGACCGGACGCCCTACAGGGAGTCAGCCAGCGCATCGACACCGGCTACGGTAAGGTGTACGTGACGATCAACGAGGACCCTGAGACGGGTCAGCCGTTCGAACTCTTCGCGAACATCGGCCACTCCGGCGGCTTTACCAACTCCTTTACCGAAGCGCTCGCGAAGGTCATCTCGACCTCCCTGCGTTCCGGCGTCGACCCCGAGGAGATCGTCGACGAACTCTGTGGGACCCGAAGCCCGAAAGTCGCCTGGGACAAAGGCGAGCAGATCCAGTCGATCCCCGACGCGATCGGAAGCGCCATGCGCCGATACCTCGACGACGAGATCGACAAGCCGTACCCGACCCAGCAGACGCTCGAGGACGCGGCTGATCCCGGCGAACCCGGCTTCGATGGACCGAAAACCGACGGTGGCGCTGCGGCGGCCGGAGGCGGCATCGACGCCGAGACGCCTGGCGATAACGACACCGACGCGACACAGGACCTCATCGACGCCGGTGAATCTCCCGAGTGTCCGGAGTGCGGGTCGCTGTCGCTGTACTTCTCCGAAGGCTGCAAGACCTGCGAGTCCTGTGGCTGGAGCGAGTGCTGA
- a CDS encoding DUF7835 family putative zinc beta-ribbon protein, with the protein MATTDDSFNGMTERCDSCELETIHEVSVQIRTESMKEENAQFSREPYRVSECQRCGNRTSQRMNNA; encoded by the coding sequence ATGGCAACGACAGACGACTCCTTCAACGGGATGACTGAACGCTGTGATAGCTGTGAACTCGAGACGATACACGAGGTCTCCGTACAGATTCGTACCGAAAGTATGAAAGAAGAAAATGCACAGTTCTCCCGTGAACCCTACCGTGTCAGTGAGTGTCAACGGTGTGGCAATCGGACGAGTCAACGGATGAATAACGCTTGA
- the icd gene encoding isocitrate dehydrogenase (NADP(+)), translating to MSYEKIDVPENGKKITLKDGSNDQLEVPDNPIIPIIYGDGVGSDVGPAAQQVLEAAADATGHEINWMRVYAGESARDKYGENLPDETVEAIKEHRVAIKGPLTTPVGSGFRSLNVGLRKLLDLYANVRPTYHLEGVPSPVTTPEQMDMITFRENTEDVYAGIEWEAGTDEVEQVKEFVEEEMGHDNVIHDGPVGIGVKPITEFGTKRLVRRAIDYALEHDRDSVTLVHKGNIMKFTEAQFRDWGYEVAEEEYGDEIITEDTLWEERDGDAPDDAVVVNDRIADNMLQQLLTRTDQYDVIATMNLNGDYMSDAAGAQIGGLGIAPGANFGDGRLLAEPVHGSAPKYEGQDKVNPTAMILSGRMMLEYLGWNDAADLVRDAVEETISSGKVTYDLERQLEDAEKLATSEFAREVVDNIESVA from the coding sequence ATGAGCTACGAGAAGATCGACGTCCCCGAGAACGGGAAAAAGATCACGCTGAAAGACGGTAGCAACGACCAGCTCGAGGTTCCTGACAACCCGATTATCCCGATTATCTACGGCGACGGCGTCGGAAGCGACGTCGGCCCCGCCGCACAGCAGGTACTCGAGGCTGCCGCGGATGCGACCGGCCACGAGATCAACTGGATGCGCGTCTACGCCGGCGAATCGGCTCGAGACAAATACGGTGAGAACCTCCCCGACGAGACCGTCGAGGCCATCAAGGAACACCGCGTCGCGATCAAGGGCCCACTGACGACTCCGGTCGGGTCCGGATTCCGCTCGCTAAACGTCGGTCTGCGAAAGCTGCTCGACCTCTATGCGAACGTCCGGCCGACCTACCACCTCGAGGGCGTTCCGTCCCCCGTCACCACTCCCGAGCAGATGGACATGATCACCTTCCGTGAGAACACGGAAGACGTCTACGCCGGTATCGAGTGGGAAGCGGGTACCGACGAAGTCGAGCAGGTAAAGGAGTTCGTCGAAGAGGAGATGGGTCACGACAACGTCATCCACGACGGTCCCGTCGGAATCGGCGTCAAGCCGATCACGGAGTTCGGCACGAAGCGACTCGTCCGCCGCGCCATCGACTACGCCCTGGAACACGACCGCGACTCGGTTACCCTTGTTCACAAGGGCAACATCATGAAGTTCACCGAAGCCCAGTTCCGCGACTGGGGCTACGAGGTGGCCGAAGAGGAGTACGGCGACGAGATCATCACCGAGGACACGCTCTGGGAGGAGCGAGACGGCGATGCGCCGGATGACGCCGTCGTCGTCAACGACCGCATCGCGGACAACATGCTTCAACAGCTGCTGACCCGGACCGATCAGTACGACGTCATCGCGACGATGAACCTAAACGGCGACTACATGTCGGACGCCGCCGGCGCACAGATCGGCGGTCTCGGCATTGCACCCGGCGCTAACTTCGGTGACGGTCGTCTGCTCGCAGAGCCTGTTCACGGCTCCGCGCCAAAATACGAAGGGCAGGACAAGGTCAACCCAACCGCGATGATCCTCTCGGGTCGGATGATGCTCGAGTACCTCGGCTGGAACGACGCCGCAGACCTCGTTCGTGATGCCGTCGAGGAGACGATCTCGTCCGGAAAGGTCACCTACGACCTCGAGCGCCAGCTCGAAGACGCGGAGAAGCTCGCCACCAGCGAGTTCGCTCGGGAAGTCGTCGACAACATCGAGTCGGTCGCGTAA
- the map gene encoding type II methionyl aminopeptidase: MSEHEVDLESEQYEKHREAGEILSQVRRETADRVEVGASHLEIAEYAEDRIRELGGKPAFPVNISIDEEAAHATPKVDDDATFGEEMINLDIGVHIDGWLADTAITVDLSGNPELAEASEQALEAAIDVIEPGVETGEIGAEIEDVIDGYGYNPVVNLTGHGLDHWEQHTTPNIPNRAVTQGTTLEVGDVVAIEPFATDGGGKVTEGASEEIFALEREGNVRNRQARDALDQITEEFRTLPFATRWLETDRPEMALRRLKRSDIVHGYPVLKEDDGRLVSQKEHTIIITESGCEVTTE; encoded by the coding sequence ATGAGTGAACACGAGGTGGATCTCGAGTCCGAGCAGTACGAAAAACACCGCGAAGCGGGCGAAATTCTCTCGCAGGTGCGCCGGGAGACGGCCGACCGCGTCGAGGTCGGTGCAAGCCACCTCGAAATCGCAGAATACGCCGAAGATCGGATCCGTGAACTCGGCGGAAAACCCGCGTTTCCGGTCAACATCTCGATCGACGAGGAGGCGGCCCACGCGACACCGAAAGTCGACGACGACGCGACCTTCGGTGAGGAGATGATCAATCTCGACATCGGGGTTCACATCGACGGATGGCTCGCTGACACCGCGATCACCGTCGACCTCTCGGGCAATCCAGAACTCGCGGAAGCGTCCGAGCAGGCACTCGAAGCAGCGATCGACGTCATCGAGCCGGGAGTCGAGACGGGCGAGATCGGTGCCGAAATCGAGGACGTTATCGACGGCTACGGCTACAATCCCGTCGTGAATCTCACCGGTCACGGATTAGATCACTGGGAACAGCATACGACCCCGAACATCCCGAACAGAGCCGTCACCCAGGGAACGACCCTCGAAGTCGGTGACGTCGTTGCGATCGAACCGTTCGCTACCGACGGCGGTGGGAAAGTCACCGAAGGTGCGAGCGAGGAAATCTTCGCCCTCGAGCGGGAAGGAAACGTCCGAAACCGTCAGGCTCGCGACGCGCTCGACCAGATCACCGAGGAGTTCCGAACGCTCCCGTTCGCGACGCGCTGGCTCGAGACGGATCGGCCGGAGATGGCGCTTCGCCGGCTCAAACGAAGCGACATCGTCCACGGCTATCCGGTTCTCAAAGAGGACGATGGCCGTCTGGTCAGCCAGAAAGAACACACGATAATCATCACCGAGAGCGGCTGTGAAGTAACGACTGAGTGA